The sequence below is a genomic window from Candidatus Acidiferrales bacterium.
GGTCGCCCAAATCCTGATGAAACGCAGCGATGCCCTGCGCCAAGTCGCGGAGCAAATTCGATAACTGCCCTTGCACGCCGCCTTCATTGACGTGATTGTCCCAGCCGCCGCTATCGAGAAATGCGATTTCCATGCCGATATCGGCTTTGATGAGCTCGGCAATTTCCTGGAGGCTTTTGCCGTAGCGGCTCTTGGGATACTCGGCGCCGTTTTCGGGCTGATAGCTGTCAGGGTCGAGTTTTTTGAGCGAGTCCACGGCTTCAAAAGTTTCCTGACCGACTCCGTGCAATGCTTGATCGACCGTGCTCGCGTACATGGATTCGAAGCCGCCCTCGGTGACTTGCGGATTTCCGAAAAGGCGAAATTGCTTGAGGTCGGGAATGGCGATGGATGAAGCGCTGCCGCGGAGAGTCAGCGGCAGATACGGCCCAAAGGCGACGGCGCGAAATGCGGAGACCTTCGGTTCGGGCAGGCCTTGCAAACCGCGATTCAGCCAGCCATCTTCCGTGCTGCGAACGCCGGGAGTGCCGGATTCCATGAAATCCTGCGCGTCAAAATGCGAACGGCTGGGATCCGGCGAACCAACGGCCTGAGCGACAGCGAGATTTCCGGCCTGAAACAAAGGCTGTAAGGGCGCGAGGCTGGGATGGAAGCCGAAGAAGCCATCGAGATCAATGGCAGCGTCTTGCGCACCACTCTTTGGCTGGGGAATGGCGATGGTTGGGCGGAGGCGATAGTAATTCGGCTCGGCGAAGGGAACCACGACGTTCAAGCCGTCCATGGCGCCGCGCTGGAAGAGGACAACGAGCTTCTTTTTGTTAGGCGCGGGCGTATCCGCAATAGCACGGCGCAGAAATGCAGGCATAGCGGCCATGCCGACCATGGCTACGCCGCCGCTCTTTAGAAATATTCGCCGAGAGATCTTCATAATGACCTACCTCCTTGGCCGAAATAAACCTTACTAGCGCCGCTGAAACTCCGGCGCACCAAGAACGAGGCCGGCGATCAGGCCTTCATTGACATGCTTCACGGGATCGTCGAGCCGAGCCTGCAAAATTTGAGGATCATTGAGCTGCTTTTCGAGCGTGCCCTGCGTGGCGGAAGAAACCTGGCCACCGAGAAAATCATTCACGGCGCGCGTGAGGACGAGATTGGGATTTGCAACAGCATCCTGTCCAAAAAGCGACGGAAGATTCGTCTCGACGCCGGGCATGTGATTTGTGGCCAGCGTGAGCGCGAAATTCAGGCGATTCAGAAGCGCGCCCGCGTTGACCCAGACGTCGGCGGTGTCCGCGTAGCCGGTCGGCGGCTCGCAACGATAGAGCGGCTGGCCCATACGGCCAACCCATTGCACAAGCTGAGGAGAGACGGACGTCTGAACGTCGAGAGCACGCGCGGCACTGACGGCAACTTCGAAAGGCGTTTTGATTTTGGCGCGATAGGCTTCGCGGGACCAAAACTCCGGAGAATAAATCATGGTTCTGAGGACGGCGCGAATGTCGCCATCGCTCGAAAGAAACGCACTTGCCATGCGATTGACGAGCGCCGGGGGAGGATTATCGGAGACGAAATGCTGCGCGAGCTGAAAGGAAATGTGATGCGCGGTTTGCGAGCTCGTTGCGAGCATGTGAAGCGCTTCGAGGCCGTCTTTTATGCCGCCGTAATTGAACGTAACGCCCATGACGACTTTCGGCGACTGATCGTGGATGCGGTCGTCGAAAAAAAACTGCGGATCGCGGCGCGGGGCGCGAATGGTCCAGCCAGTGAGGCAGTCTGCCATCTGGATGACATCAGCTTGCGTATAGCCGCCGTTGACGCCGACGGTGTGCAGCTCCATGATTTCGCGGCCGTAATTTTCGTTCAGGCCGCGCTCCTGTTTGCGCGGCGGGAGCTGACCTTGATTTGCGCTATTGCCCGGCTGAGGAAAGTCACGCTGGGCGGGAGGCGTCATACCTGCGAACAATCCCTCGAAGCGCCTGCGACGCGCGGCCAGCTCGGCTTGCATCTTTTGGAACGCGACGGGATCAGCGCTCAGCCAGTTATCGAGATAAAAAAGCATGGCCGGGCTCTTGGCCGTAGCGACAAGCAGATCCTCAAATTTGCCCATCGCGTGCGGGCGGATGGTGTGCTCGACGTAGTCGCTGATAAGCCAGCGATCGGCGCCTTTGTCCGCATTGACATTGAAATGATTGAACCAGAAATTGGCCATGACCTCGTAAAGCTGGCGATTGGAGTAAATGGCGCGGTCGATGGTGGCGAGGTCGAGTTCGACTTGAATGCGCTGCGGACCAGGAAGCGTGTCGAACTGAATGGTAGCGGGGTCAATTCCCTGCTGGCGCATCTCCTGACGCTTTTGCTGCATTTGCTGCTGAAACTGTTCGCGGTATTGCTGCGGATCGAGACCTTGCTGCTTCGCAACCTGGTTTGGTTCGGGGTATTCTTCGAGCAGCTGGGCTGACGACATTTTGAGCGTCTTGAATTGCGCGAGACGGGCGCTCATGTCGGAATCATCGATGGAGTCGTAGTTGAGTTGCTCATCAATCCATTTTTCGAGGCCGATATTGCGGATGCGTTCCATGTCGCCGGGACGAGGACCGTATGCGAGGCGATCGAGCGCGTGAAGAATGGCCTCGTCTTCAGTAAGCTGGGTGATGGGCAGTTTGCCTTTGAAGGATTTTGGGAGACTGTATTCAGGCTTCGCGGCACTCGCGCCGCGAGAATCTCTTGCGCCGCCTCCAGCGTGAACGTCCGGCGGCAACACAAATAAAGAGGAAACGAGAACGACGATAATTACCGCGCAAGACGTGGCATCAAGGCCGAGACACAGGCGCGAAGGAGCCAGCCCGCAAGATTTGCTGCGACGAGACAAACGGAAAAGCCGCGAATGACGAGAAGTTCGCACAGTTCCTCTCCCGATCTGTGACCTAGATTTTAAC
It includes:
- a CDS encoding DUF1501 domain-containing protein; this encodes MKISRRIFLKSGGVAMVGMAAMPAFLRRAIADTPAPNKKKLVVLFQRGAMDGLNVVVPFAEPNYYRLRPTIAIPQPKSGAQDAAIDLDGFFGFHPSLAPLQPLFQAGNLAVAQAVGSPDPSRSHFDAQDFMESGTPGVRSTEDGWLNRGLQGLPEPKVSAFRAVAFGPYLPLTLRGSASSIAIPDLKQFRLFGNPQVTEGGFESMYASTVDQALHGVGQETFEAVDSLKKLDPDSYQPENGAEYPKSRYGKSLQEIAELIKADIGMEIAFLDSGGWDNHVNEGGVQGQLSNLLRDLAQGIAAFHQDLGDRMEDIVFVSMSEFGRTAHENGNRGTDHGHANAMFVMGGSVKGGKVYTQWPGMSDGQLYQDRDLAVTTDFRSVLGEIIYKHLGNRDLSPVFPGFENDPRKFLNVLKA
- a CDS encoding DUF1800 domain-containing protein → MRTSRHSRLFRLSRRSKSCGLAPSRLCLGLDATSCAVIIVVLVSSLFVLPPDVHAGGGARDSRGASAAKPEYSLPKSFKGKLPITQLTEDEAILHALDRLAYGPRPGDMERIRNIGLEKWIDEQLNYDSIDDSDMSARLAQFKTLKMSSAQLLEEYPEPNQVAKQQGLDPQQYREQFQQQMQQKRQEMRQQGIDPATIQFDTLPGPQRIQVELDLATIDRAIYSNRQLYEVMANFWFNHFNVNADKGADRWLISDYVEHTIRPHAMGKFEDLLVATAKSPAMLFYLDNWLSADPVAFQKMQAELAARRRRFEGLFAGMTPPAQRDFPQPGNSANQGQLPPRKQERGLNENYGREIMELHTVGVNGGYTQADVIQMADCLTGWTIRAPRRDPQFFFDDRIHDQSPKVVMGVTFNYGGIKDGLEALHMLATSSQTAHHISFQLAQHFVSDNPPPALVNRMASAFLSSDGDIRAVLRTMIYSPEFWSREAYRAKIKTPFEVAVSAARALDVQTSVSPQLVQWVGRMGQPLYRCEPPTGYADTADVWVNAGALLNRLNFALTLATNHMPGVETNLPSLFGQDAVANPNLVLTRAVNDFLGGQVSSATQGTLEKQLNDPQILQARLDDPVKHVNEGLIAGLVLGAPEFQRR